A single window of Plasmodium relictum strain SGS1 genome assembly, contig: PRELSG_00_v1_95, whole genome shotgun sequence DNA harbors:
- a CDS encoding NADH-cytochrome b5 reductase, putative, with protein MGNINLLIANLISLIIIFMSIAFLSFFRKKDCVKKLFRLYSEKHIYEELDDRNENTKVFLNKKKQILKLYKIIKLTKTVKIFIFSYPSEYEYLGLGICKHIKFNGLNKEGKIKGKWNNHDDKEKDLNQIFRSYTPIYIDKKNKHVHFVIRIYYPDDNYIDGGKMSMQLNNLKYNDKLEISGPFGLLEYKGNNEFVHISKSIKNKKHIVMIAGGTGMTPFFRLINHLLLTENKEGNNLIYITFIYANRNEEEILLKPIFDEYESKFENIKIVYSIDKCLDETKKNLFENVGFINEELLKKYVLKYQKLDIKINSDDTLILLCGPPPMTTFLQKILRDLNQMENIITL; from the exons ATGGGAaacattaatttattaattgcaaATCTTATTAGTctcataattatatttatgtcAATAGCATTTCTTAGTTTTTTTAGAAAGAAGGATtgtgtaaaaaaattatttcgaTTATATTCAGAAAAACACATTTATGAGGAGTTGGATGATAGAAATGAAAATACAAAAgtgtttttaaataaaaaaaaacaaattttaaagttgtataagataataaaattaacaaaaacagtaaaaatttttattttctcttaTCCTAGTGAATATGAATATTTAGGTTTGGGTATTTGTAagcatataaaatttaatggTTTAAATAAGGAAGgtaaaataaaaggaaaatgGAATAATCATGATGATAAGGAAAAAGATCTTAATCAAATATTTAGAAGTTATACACCTAtttatatagataaaaaaaataagcacGTCCATTTTGTTATCCGCATATATTATCCAGATGATAATTATATAGATGGTGGTAAAATGAGTATGCAATTaaacaatttaaaatataatgataaGTTAGAAATATCAGGTCCTTTTGGCTTATTAGAATATAAAGGAAATAATGAATTTGTACATATATCTAaatctataaaaaataaaaaacatatagTTATGATTGCTGGTGGTACAGGTATGACACCTTTTTTTCGATTAATAAACCATTTACTTTTAACAGAAAATAAGGAAGGGAATAATCTAATTTATATAACATTTATTTATGCAAATAGGAATGAGgaagaaattttattaaagccaa ttTTCGATGAATATGAGAGcaaatttgaaaatattaaaatagttTACAGTATAGATAAATGCTTAgatgaaacaaaaaaaaatttatttgaaaatgtTGGatttataaatgaagaattattgaaaaaatatgttttaaagTATCAAAAATtggatataaaaattaatagtgatgatacattaattttattatgcGGTCCTCCACCTATGACTACTTTTCtccaaaaaattttaagagaTCTTAATCAAATGGAAAACATTATAACCctttaa